In one Streptomyces marincola genomic region, the following are encoded:
- a CDS encoding CTP synthase: MPRTASTTKHIIVTGGVASSLGKGLTASSLGVLLKARGLRVTMQKLDPYLNVDPGTMNPFQHGEVFVTNDGAETDLDIGHYERFLDVDLDAGANVTTGQVYSTVIAKERRGAYLGDTVQVIPHITNEIKHRVRRLAAEDVDVAITEVGGTVGDIESLPFLEAVRQVRHEVGRENVLVVHISLLPYIGPSGELKTKPTQHSVAALRSIGVQPDVIVLRADREVPTAIKRKVSLMCDVEDEAVVAAIDAQSIYDIPEVLHGEGLDSYVVRRLDLPFGTVDWTVWKELLHRVHHPEHEVAVALVGKYVDLPDAYLSVSEALRAGGFANRARVTIKWVASDDCATPAGVAERLGGVDAVCVPGGFGDRGVAGKIAAVRYARENRVPLLGLCLGLQCVVIEAARNLAGIEGADSTEFDRSAVHPVVSTMAEQSGIVDGRGDMGGTMRLGLYPARLAEGSLVRELYGGRPLVEERHRHRYEVNNAYRAELEKKAGLVFSGTSPDDRLVEYVEYPREVHPYLVATQAHPELRSRPTRPHPLFAGLVRAAVERRAATASATG, from the coding sequence ATGCCGCGCACCGCCTCGACGACCAAGCACATCATCGTCACCGGGGGAGTCGCCTCCTCCTTGGGAAAGGGATTGACGGCGTCGAGCCTGGGGGTGCTGCTGAAGGCGCGGGGCCTGCGCGTGACGATGCAGAAGCTCGACCCGTACCTGAACGTCGACCCGGGCACGATGAACCCGTTCCAGCACGGCGAGGTCTTCGTGACGAACGACGGGGCGGAGACGGACCTTGACATCGGGCACTACGAACGCTTCCTCGACGTGGACCTCGACGCCGGCGCCAACGTCACGACGGGACAGGTCTATTCGACGGTGATCGCCAAAGAGCGCCGCGGGGCGTACCTGGGCGACACGGTGCAGGTCATCCCGCACATCACGAACGAGATCAAGCACCGGGTCCGGCGGCTGGCCGCCGAGGACGTGGACGTGGCGATCACCGAGGTGGGCGGCACGGTGGGCGACATCGAGTCGCTGCCGTTCCTCGAAGCGGTGCGCCAGGTGCGGCACGAGGTCGGGCGCGAGAACGTGCTCGTGGTGCACATCTCGCTGCTGCCGTACATCGGTCCCTCGGGTGAGCTGAAGACGAAGCCGACGCAGCACTCCGTGGCGGCGCTGCGCTCCATCGGCGTCCAGCCGGACGTGATCGTGCTGCGGGCCGACCGCGAGGTGCCGACCGCGATCAAGCGGAAGGTCTCCTTGATGTGCGACGTGGAGGACGAGGCGGTGGTGGCTGCGATCGACGCCCAGTCGATCTACGACATCCCCGAGGTGCTGCACGGCGAGGGCCTCGACTCCTATGTCGTCCGCCGCCTCGACCTGCCGTTCGGCACGGTGGACTGGACCGTCTGGAAGGAGCTGCTGCACCGGGTGCACCACCCGGAGCACGAGGTGGCCGTCGCACTGGTCGGCAAGTACGTCGACCTGCCCGACGCCTACCTGTCGGTGTCCGAGGCGCTGCGCGCGGGCGGGTTCGCCAACCGGGCGCGGGTGACCATCAAGTGGGTGGCGTCCGACGACTGCGCGACCCCGGCGGGCGTGGCGGAACGGCTCGGCGGCGTGGACGCGGTGTGCGTGCCCGGCGGCTTCGGCGACCGGGGTGTGGCCGGCAAGATCGCGGCCGTCCGGTACGCCCGCGAGAACCGGGTCCCGCTGCTCGGCCTGTGCCTCGGCCTCCAGTGCGTCGTGATCGAGGCCGCGCGGAACCTCGCGGGCATCGAGGGCGCGGACTCCACCGAGTTCGACCGGTCCGCCGTCCACCCCGTGGTCTCCACCATGGCGGAGCAGTCGGGCATCGTCGACGGCAGGGGCGACATGGGCGGCACCATGCGTCTTGGCCTCTACCCGGCGCGGCTGGCCGAGGGCTCGCTCGTCCGCGAGCTGTACGGCGGGCGGCCCCTCGTGGAGGAGCGGCACCGCCACCGCTACGAGGTCAACAACGCCTACCGCGCCGAGCTGGAGAAGAAGGCGGGCCTGGTCTTCTCCGGGACCTCGCCCGACGACAGGCTCGTCGAGTACGTGGAGTACCCGCGCGAGGTGCACCCCTACCTCGTCGCCACCCAGGCGCATCCGGAGCTGCGTTCCCGCCCCACCCGCCCGCACCCCCTCTTCGCCGGCCTCGTCCGGGCCGCTGTCGAGCGGCGCGCGGCGACGGCTTCGGCGACGGGGTGA